A single genomic interval of Celeribacter indicus harbors:
- the cobT gene encoding nicotinate-nucleotide--dimethylbenzimidazole phosphoribosyltransferase yields the protein MTFSDLAGFEALLREAPEPDAAARAAAEARNARLTKPAGSLGRLEEIAIWYAGWRGTARPRIARPQILVFAGNHGIAARGVSAFPVEVTAQMVANFEHGGAAINQLARNAGATLSVHALDLDRPTEDFTRGPAMDEAACVAALRTGWDAVDPEADLLVTGEMGIGNTTSAAALANALFGGTAEDWVGRGTGVDDTGLALKREVCAAGVARHAGKPPLGLLAALGGREVAAMAGAIARARRLRIPVLLDGFICTAAAAVLDRTVPGALDHCLAGHVSAEHAHPRLLAALAKEPLLAMNQRLGEGTGAALAIPVLRGAVECLSGMATFAEAGVSGG from the coding sequence ATGACATTTTCCGATCTGGCGGGCTTTGAGGCACTGTTGCGGGAGGCTCCCGAACCCGACGCCGCGGCGCGCGCGGCCGCGGAGGCACGCAATGCCCGGCTCACCAAGCCCGCCGGCAGCCTCGGACGCCTCGAGGAGATCGCGATCTGGTATGCCGGCTGGCGCGGGACCGCCCGTCCCCGGATCGCGCGTCCGCAGATCCTGGTCTTCGCCGGCAACCACGGCATCGCCGCGCGGGGCGTCTCGGCCTTTCCCGTCGAGGTGACGGCGCAGATGGTGGCCAATTTCGAACACGGGGGCGCCGCGATCAACCAGCTCGCGCGCAACGCCGGGGCGACGCTGTCGGTCCACGCGCTCGACCTCGACCGCCCGACGGAGGATTTCACCCGCGGTCCGGCGATGGACGAGGCGGCCTGTGTGGCGGCTCTGCGCACCGGTTGGGACGCGGTCGATCCCGAGGCGGATCTCCTGGTCACCGGCGAGATGGGGATCGGCAACACCACCTCCGCGGCGGCGCTCGCCAATGCGCTCTTCGGCGGAACGGCGGAGGACTGGGTCGGGCGCGGCACCGGCGTCGACGACACCGGCCTCGCGCTCAAGCGGGAGGTCTGTGCCGCCGGGGTCGCGCGCCACGCCGGCAAGCCGCCGCTCGGGCTTCTTGCCGCCTTGGGCGGGCGCGAGGTGGCGGCGATGGCGGGTGCGATCGCGCGGGCGCGCCGGCTGCGCATTCCCGTGCTGCTCGACGGATTCATCTGCACCGCGGCCGCGGCCGTTCTCGACCGGACGGTGCCGGGGGCGCTCGACCACTGTCTTGCGGGCCATGTCTCCGCAGAACACGCCCATCCGCGCCTGCTCGCCGCCCTCGCGAAGGAGCCGCTCCTCGCGATGAACCAGCGCCTTGGCGAGGGGACGGGCGCGGCGCTCGCCATCCCGGTCCTGCGCGGCGCCGTCGAATGCCTCTCCGGCATGGCGACCTTTGCCGAGGCGGGCGTCTCCGGCGGCTGA
- the cobS gene encoding adenosylcobinamide-GDP ribazoletransferase: MSPDFRPRSADLATALALLTRIPVRAGFARSAECAWAFPLAGLAVGLMSGAVATVAIWLGLGADLVAAFALAAGVVATGALHEDGLADAADGFWGGATRARRLEIMRDSRIGTYGVLALGLALLLRFSALSALAHEDAIVTALIAAAGLSRAPLAYLMLLLPPARNDGLSVRTGRPPRDAASLGAGVAFGLSWLLVGFVPSVVAASALVAVTLLAGRIARAKIGGQTGDVLGAAQVLGEIAVLATFTALA, encoded by the coding sequence ATGTCACCGGATTTCCGCCCCCGTTCCGCCGATCTCGCCACCGCGCTCGCGCTCCTCACGCGCATCCCGGTGCGCGCCGGCTTTGCCCGCAGCGCCGAATGCGCCTGGGCCTTCCCGCTCGCCGGCCTCGCGGTGGGGCTCATGTCCGGGGCGGTGGCGACCGTCGCGATCTGGCTCGGGCTGGGCGCGGATCTCGTCGCGGCCTTCGCGCTTGCGGCAGGTGTCGTCGCGACGGGCGCGCTGCACGAGGACGGGCTGGCCGATGCCGCGGACGGGTTCTGGGGCGGGGCCACGCGGGCCCGGCGGCTCGAGATCATGCGCGACAGCCGGATCGGCACCTATGGTGTCCTCGCGCTCGGCCTCGCGCTTCTGCTGCGGTTTTCCGCCCTCTCCGCCCTCGCCCATGAGGACGCGATCGTCACCGCGCTGATCGCCGCGGCAGGGCTGTCCCGCGCGCCACTGGCCTATCTCATGCTGCTTCTGCCGCCGGCGCGGAACGACGGCCTGTCGGTGCGCACGGGGCGGCCGCCACGCGACGCCGCGAGCCTCGGCGCGGGCGTCGCCTTCGGCCTCTCCTGGCTGCTCGTCGGCTTCGTCCCCTCGGTCGTGGCGGCGAGCGCCCTGGTCGCTGTGACCCTCCTCGCCGGGCGCATCGCCCGCGCGAAGATCGGCGGGCAGACGGGGGACGTGCTGGGCGCCGCGCAGGTTCTGGGCGAGATCGCGGTTCTCGCCACCTTCACTGCCCTTGCATAG
- a CDS encoding CarD family transcriptional regulator: MSKTKKSEFRPNDYVVYPAHGVGQIMSIEEQEIAGIPLELFVISFEKDKMTLRVPTNKAVESGLRSLSTPDVVQEAMKTLKGKAKVKRAMWSRRAQEYEQKINSGDLIAIAEVVRDLHRTDDQREQSYSERQLYEAALDRLTREVAAVSGTGEAEAQKKVDDVLVNRAA, encoded by the coding sequence ATGAGCAAGACCAAGAAATCTGAATTCCGTCCCAATGACTATGTCGTCTATCCGGCGCATGGCGTGGGCCAGATCATGTCGATCGAAGAACAGGAAATCGCGGGCATTCCGCTCGAACTCTTCGTCATTTCCTTTGAAAAGGACAAGATGACCCTGCGTGTGCCGACGAACAAGGCGGTGGAATCCGGCCTGCGGTCGCTCTCGACTCCCGATGTCGTTCAGGAGGCGATGAAGACGCTGAAGGGCAAGGCGAAGGTGAAGCGCGCCATGTGGTCCCGCCGGGCGCAGGAATACGAGCAAAAGATCAACTCGGGCGACCTCATCGCCATCGCGGAGGTCGTGCGCGACCTGCACCGCACCGACGACCAGCGCGAGCAGAGCTATTCGGAGCGTCAGCTCTACGAGGCCGCGCTCGACCGCCTGACCCGCGAGGTTGCCGCCGTCTCCGGCACCGGCGAGGCCGAGGCCCAGAAGAAGGTCGACGACGTGCTGGTGAACCGGGCCGCCTGA
- the fdxA gene encoding ferredoxin FdxA, protein MTYVVIENCIACKYTDCVEVCPVDCFYEGENMLVIHPDECIDCGVCEPECPADAIRPDTEPDMEKWVEFNRKYSEQWPVILAKKDPLPGYEEKDGEDGKLEKYFSEAAGEGS, encoded by the coding sequence ATGACCTACGTCGTTATCGAGAACTGCATCGCCTGCAAATACACCGACTGCGTCGAGGTGTGTCCCGTGGATTGTTTCTACGAGGGCGAGAACATGCTGGTGATCCATCCCGACGAATGTATCGACTGCGGTGTGTGCGAACCGGAATGCCCGGCGGATGCGATCCGGCCGGACACGGAGCCGGACATGGAAAAATGGGTCGAGTTCAACCGCAAGTATTCCGAACAATGGCCCGTCATCCTTGCCAAGAAGGATCCGCTTCCGGGCTATGAGGAAAAGGACGGCGAAGACGGCAAGCTCGAGAAATATTTCTCCGAAGCCGCGGGCGAGGGGTCCTGA
- a CDS encoding RNA-binding S4 domain-containing protein — MEQRETIRLDKWLWYARFFKTRGLATKLVSAGHVRVNSAKVSKPATAIGAGDVLTFPQASRIRVVRLLACGTRRGPAPEAQALYEDLSPPPVRRDEVPPAPRYEGKGRPTKKDRRTSLLSRGDPLE; from the coding sequence TTGGAACAGCGGGAAACCATCCGTCTCGACAAGTGGCTGTGGTATGCCCGCTTCTTCAAGACGCGGGGACTGGCGACGAAGCTGGTCTCCGCCGGCCATGTCCGCGTCAACTCTGCGAAGGTGTCAAAGCCCGCGACCGCCATCGGGGCAGGGGATGTGCTCACCTTTCCGCAGGCCAGCCGCATCCGCGTGGTGCGCCTTCTGGCCTGTGGCACGCGCCGGGGTCCGGCGCCCGAGGCGCAGGCGCTCTATGAGGATCTCAGCCCGCCGCCCGTCCGCCGGGACGAGGTTCCCCCCGCGCCGCGATACGAGGGAAAAGGTCGTCCGACAAAGAAAGATCGCCGCACCTCTCTCCTTTCCCGCGGGGATCCGCTTGAATGA
- a CDS encoding helicase-related protein, protein MQGASGAGGRITAVLGPTNTGKTHYAIDRMLAHRTGVIGLPLRLLAREVYDRIVAARGPSVVALVTGEERIVPPRAQYWVCTVEAMPTGMGADFLAVDEIQLCADPERGHVFTDRLLHARGLHETLFLGSDTMRSVIAELVPKAQFMRRERFSRLTYSGSKKISRMPARAAIVGFSVDDVYAIAELLRRQKGGAAVVMGALSPRTRNAQVAMYQNGDVDYLVATDAIGMGLNLDVTHVAFSSLVKFDGRRMRHLAPNELAQIAGRAGRYQTDGTFGVTGEAEPLDADVIEAIEEHRFTPQKKLQWRNSALEFGSVDALIGSLERAPGDPALVRAREADDLLALKTLADLKSVRPRLRTGRDVRLLWDVCRIPDFRSISHNEHSTLLERIFEFLHEYGRVPDDWLAGQIKRIDRTEGNIDTLSKRLAYIRTWTYVAQRTGWVDDESHWRDATRAVEDRLSDALHGALTQRFVDRRTSVLLRRLKQKEGLVADVNDKGEVTVEGEFIGRLEGFRFIQDKAAHADEAKTLAQAAMTALAPEFSLRADRFYNAPDTEMDFTDQGGLMWGEHAVGKLVPGDEAMRPRAVAFVDEGAGADVTEKVQRRLQHFIDRKVATLFEPLLALAKDEMLQGIARGFAFRLSETYGVIPRDTVAQEVKELDQDARGALRKHGVRFGQFTIFMPALLKPAPTRLRLLLWALNAKFDEFPEAPPPGLVTIPAVGGAPEGYYPMSGYRLAGERAIRIDMLERLADLLRAQDSRGGFEANPDMLSITGMTLEQFAGLMEGLGYRAEKAERTKVKAVDQVVPTDEGVAHEDVVPPLEEGAENADRPVFDAGTPEAVEPGAVTGEAAEPAAADAVPAAETYPDEDIAPIAETAPAEGDPDADIIPDVSSEEVPTGTSPDAPLAGAEIETFYTFTWGGNRGGHRGGNRRSHGGGDRPQGKKGGGKPKGKGPRRDNGGTGKGGTGPKTFSARPPRKEKAIDPDNPFAAALMGLKDKS, encoded by the coding sequence ATGCAAGGCGCGAGCGGGGCGGGCGGCCGGATCACGGCCGTGCTGGGCCCCACCAACACAGGCAAGACGCATTACGCTATCGACAGGATGCTGGCGCACCGCACCGGTGTCATCGGTCTGCCGCTCAGGCTCCTGGCGCGCGAAGTCTACGACCGGATCGTGGCCGCGCGCGGCCCCTCCGTCGTGGCGCTCGTCACCGGCGAGGAGCGGATCGTGCCGCCGCGGGCGCAATACTGGGTGTGCACGGTCGAGGCGATGCCCACCGGCATGGGCGCGGATTTCCTCGCGGTGGACGAGATCCAGCTTTGCGCCGATCCGGAGCGCGGCCATGTCTTCACCGACCGGCTCCTGCATGCGCGGGGGCTGCACGAGACGCTGTTCCTCGGCTCCGACACGATGCGCTCGGTCATCGCCGAGCTCGTGCCGAAGGCGCAGTTCATGCGCCGGGAGCGGTTCTCGCGCCTGACCTATTCCGGTTCGAAAAAGATAAGCCGCATGCCCGCCCGTGCCGCCATCGTCGGGTTTTCGGTCGACGATGTCTATGCCATCGCGGAATTGCTGCGCCGCCAGAAGGGCGGGGCGGCGGTGGTCATGGGCGCGCTCAGCCCGCGCACGCGCAACGCGCAGGTGGCGATGTACCAGAATGGCGATGTCGACTATCTCGTGGCCACGGACGCCATCGGCATGGGGCTCAATCTCGACGTGACCCATGTCGCCTTCTCCTCGCTCGTCAAGTTCGACGGCCGCCGCATGCGTCACCTCGCGCCCAACGAGCTGGCGCAGATCGCGGGCCGGGCGGGACGCTACCAGACCGACGGCACCTTCGGCGTGACGGGGGAGGCCGAGCCGCTCGACGCCGATGTGATCGAGGCGATCGAGGAGCATCGCTTCACGCCGCAGAAGAAACTCCAGTGGCGCAATTCCGCGCTCGAATTCGGATCGGTCGACGCGCTGATCGGCTCGCTGGAACGCGCGCCCGGCGATCCGGCGCTGGTGCGGGCGCGGGAGGCGGACGACCTGCTCGCGCTCAAGACGCTCGCGGATCTGAAATCCGTCCGGCCGCGCCTGCGCACCGGCCGCGACGTGCGCCTGCTGTGGGACGTCTGCCGCATCCCCGATTTCCGTTCGATCAGCCATAACGAGCACAGCACGCTGCTTGAACGGATTTTCGAGTTCCTGCACGAATATGGGCGGGTTCCCGACGATTGGCTCGCAGGGCAGATCAAACGCATTGACCGCACCGAGGGCAACATCGACACTCTCTCCAAGAGACTCGCCTACATCCGCACCTGGACCTATGTTGCCCAGAGGACGGGATGGGTCGATGACGAAAGTCATTGGCGCGACGCGACCCGCGCTGTAGAAGACCGACTGTCGGACGCGCTGCATGGCGCGCTGACGCAGAGATTTGTGGACCGGCGGACGAGTGTGCTCCTTCGGCGGCTCAAGCAGAAGGAGGGCCTGGTGGCCGACGTAAACGACAAGGGTGAAGTGACGGTCGAGGGCGAGTTCATCGGCCGTCTCGAAGGGTTCCGGTTCATACAGGACAAGGCAGCCCATGCCGACGAGGCGAAGACCCTCGCACAGGCCGCGATGACGGCGCTCGCGCCGGAGTTCAGCCTCCGGGCGGACCGCTTCTACAATGCCCCCGACACGGAGATGGATTTCACCGACCAGGGCGGGCTGATGTGGGGCGAGCACGCCGTGGGCAAGCTCGTGCCGGGCGACGAGGCCATGAGGCCGCGTGCGGTCGCCTTCGTCGACGAGGGTGCGGGCGCGGATGTGACGGAGAAGGTGCAGCGCCGGCTCCAGCACTTCATCGACCGGAAGGTCGCGACGCTCTTCGAGCCGCTGCTGGCGCTTGCGAAGGACGAGATGCTCCAGGGCATCGCGCGCGGCTTTGCCTTCCGCCTGTCGGAAACCTATGGCGTGATCCCGCGCGATACGGTCGCCCAGGAGGTGAAGGAGCTCGACCAGGACGCCCGCGGCGCGCTGCGCAAGCATGGCGTGCGCTTCGGCCAGTTCACGATCTTCATGCCCGCGCTGCTGAAACCGGCGCCGACCCGGCTGCGGCTTCTGCTCTGGGCGCTCAATGCGAAATTCGACGAATTCCCCGAGGCCCCGCCTCCGGGACTCGTGACGATCCCCGCCGTGGGCGGTGCGCCCGAGGGGTATTATCCGATGTCGGGCTACCGGCTCGCTGGCGAACGCGCGATCCGCATCGACATGCTCGAACGCCTTGCGGACCTGCTGCGCGCGCAGGACAGCCGCGGCGGGTTCGAGGCCAATCCCGACATGCTGTCGATCACCGGCATGACCCTCGAACAGTTCGCGGGCCTCATGGAAGGTCTCGGTTATCGCGCGGAAAAGGCCGAGCGGACGAAGGTGAAGGCGGTCGACCAGGTCGTTCCGACGGACGAGGGCGTGGCGCATGAGGATGTCGTTCCGCCCCTGGAGGAGGGCGCGGAGAACGCCGACCGCCCGGTGTTCGACGCGGGCACGCCCGAGGCCGTGGAGCCGGGCGCGGTCACCGGCGAAGCGGCGGAGCCCGCTGCCGCCGACGCGGTCCCCGCAGCCGAGACCTATCCCGACGAGGACATCGCGCCGATCGCGGAAACCGCGCCGGCCGAGGGCGATCCCGATGCGGACATCATTCCCGATGTCTCGTCCGAGGAGGTGCCGACGGGCACGTCGCCCGATGCGCCGCTCGCCGGGGCGGAGATCGAGACCTTCTACACCTTCACATGGGGCGGAAACCGGGGCGGCCATCGTGGCGGCAACCGCCGGTCCCATGGCGGCGGCGACCGCCCGCAGGGCAAGAAGGGCGGCGGCAAGCCGAAGGGCAAGGGGCCGCGCCGCGACAACGGCGGCACCGGCAAGGGCGGCACTGGCCCGAAGACCTTCTCTGCCCGTCCGCCGCGCAAGGAGAAGGCCATCGACCCGGACAATCCCTTCGCCGCGGCGCTGATGGGGCTTAAGGACAAGAGCTGA
- a CDS encoding tetratricopeptide repeat protein, which translates to MKSLRQFLKHAVASGAFFAAAGAFAADQARLDRMFGELAGAGPVEAAQLEQEIALEMARSGSDAMDLLLDRGRAALQRGDVDGALGHLTALVDHAPDFTEGYNARATAYFMAGLYGPAVDDIGEVLTREPRHFGALSGLALILEEIGDEPMALEALLKIREIHPQMAGLEARIDRLELVLQGTTL; encoded by the coding sequence ATGAAATCATTGCGACAGTTTCTCAAACATGCCGTTGCGTCGGGCGCGTTTTTTGCGGCCGCAGGGGCGTTTGCGGCCGACCAGGCGCGGCTCGACCGGATGTTCGGCGAACTCGCCGGCGCCGGTCCGGTCGAGGCGGCGCAGCTCGAACAGGAGATCGCGCTCGAGATGGCGCGCTCCGGCTCCGATGCGATGGATCTGCTGCTCGACCGCGGGCGCGCGGCGTTGCAGCGGGGCGATGTCGACGGCGCCCTCGGGCATCTGACCGCGCTCGTCGATCATGCCCCCGACTTCACCGAGGGCTACAACGCCCGCGCCACCGCCTATTTCATGGCCGGCCTCTACGGACCGGCGGTGGACGATATCGGGGAGGTGCTGACCCGCGAGCCGCGGCATTTCGGGGCGCTGTCGGGGCTGGCGCTCATCCTCGAGGAGATCGGCGACGAGCCGATGGCGCTCGAGGCGCTCCTGAAGATCCGGGAGATCCACCCGCAGATGGCCGGGCTCGAGGCGCGGATCGACCGGCTCGAACTGGTCCTCCAGGGCACCACGCTCTAG
- a CDS encoding SCP2 sterol-binding domain-containing protein produces MSEVLTKAVEALNEKMAGGFDAGVAKFVIEGEGAIMLDADGARAGDEEADVTLTADVDTFQGMIEGDVNPTAAFMQGKLSVDGDMGLAMQLGSALS; encoded by the coding sequence ATGAGCGAAGTCCTGACCAAGGCCGTCGAAGCCCTGAACGAGAAGATGGCGGGCGGTTTCGACGCCGGCGTGGCGAAATTCGTCATCGAGGGCGAAGGCGCGATCATGCTCGACGCCGATGGCGCGCGCGCCGGCGACGAGGAGGCCGACGTGACGCTGACCGCGGATGTCGACACCTTCCAGGGCATGATCGAGGGCGACGTCAATCCGACCGCGGCCTTCATGCAGGGCAAGCTCTCCGTCGACGGCGACATGGGGCTCGCCATGCAGCTCGGATCCGCCCTCTCCTGA
- a CDS encoding alpha/beta hydrolase, with protein sequence MQTAPYFADLAEGPEGREAFWLTAADGLRIRAVLWPHAGTEHGGAERCSGTVFILPGRTECIEKYGRGARDLAARGFASLAIDWRGQGIADRLLTDRSIGHVGHFPDYQKDLDAVIALAEARDMPKPWFLIGHSMGGAIGLRALMEGKPFAAAAFSAPMWGIGLSGLQKAMVRFVAPVLKLLGLDNRRAPGTRAPTYMEWHGFEDNLLTSDREMFDYMTRQVRAQPDLALGGPSSHWVIEAVAENDWSRTQPYPETPALCFVGGDEKIIDTAAVRAYASLWPACDYIEIPGARHEIPMERPETRALFYDRLAAFFAAQAR encoded by the coding sequence ATGCAGACCGCGCCTTACTTCGCCGACCTGGCGGAGGGACCGGAGGGCCGGGAGGCCTTCTGGCTCACCGCCGCGGACGGGCTGCGCATCCGCGCCGTCCTCTGGCCCCATGCCGGCACCGAACATGGCGGGGCGGAGCGGTGCAGCGGCACCGTCTTCATCCTGCCGGGACGGACCGAATGTATCGAGAAATACGGCCGCGGGGCGCGCGATCTGGCGGCGCGCGGCTTTGCCAGCCTCGCGATCGACTGGCGCGGACAGGGCATCGCCGACCGGCTCCTGACGGATCGCAGCATCGGCCATGTCGGGCATTTCCCCGATTACCAGAAGGATCTCGATGCGGTGATCGCGCTCGCGGAAGCGCGCGACATGCCGAAACCGTGGTTTCTCATCGGTCATTCGATGGGCGGCGCGATCGGCCTGCGCGCGCTGATGGAGGGCAAGCCCTTTGCCGCCGCGGCCTTCTCCGCACCGATGTGGGGCATCGGGCTGTCGGGACTGCAAAAGGCGATGGTGCGCTTCGTTGCGCCGGTGCTGAAACTCCTCGGCCTCGACAACCGCCGCGCCCCCGGCACCAGGGCGCCGACCTATATGGAATGGCACGGGTTCGAGGACAATCTGCTGACCTCGGACCGGGAGATGTTCGACTACATGACCCGGCAGGTGCGCGCGCAGCCCGATCTCGCGCTCGGCGGCCCGTCGAGCCATTGGGTGATTGAGGCGGTCGCGGAAAACGACTGGTCCCGCACGCAACCCTACCCGGAAACGCCCGCGCTGTGCTTCGTCGGCGGCGACGAGAAGATCATCGACACCGCGGCGGTCAGGGCCTACGCGAGCCTGTGGCCCGCCTGCGACTATATCGAGATCCCCGGCGCCCGGCACGAGATCCCGATGGAGCGGCCGGAGACGCGCGCGCTGTTCTACGACCGCCTCGCCGCCTTTTTCGCCGCGCAGGCGCGCTGA
- a CDS encoding M3 family oligoendopeptidase has translation MRFTLPQKVFDAKATGGGQEFGDLPDWDLTDLYPATDAPEVKRDLDWLEEACASFARDYEGKLAELDGAGMYECLLRDERISQVAGRLGSFAGLLYYQNTVDAGRAKFYSDIQDKITTYTAPLVFFSLEVNRIPDEKLEEMLTHEGLARYRPIFERMRKMRPYQLSDELERYEHDMSVVGAAAWNKLFDETIADLKFTVNGETRGIEATTTLMMEQDRSVREAAAREIGRVLGDNVKIFSRVHNTLAKMGQVEDKWRGMPTPQTGRHLANDVEPEVVQALRDAVVAAYPKLSHRYYELKRGWLGLDKLQVWDRNAPLPMEENRVVGWDEARETVLDAYAGFDPKMAEIAQPFFTEGWIDAGVKPGKAPGAFAHPTVTDAHPYVMLNYLGKQRDVMTLAHELGHGVHQVLAADQGELLASTPLTLAETASVFGEMLTFQKLLKSATTDAERKVLLAGKVEDMINTVVRQIAFYDFECKLHEARKGGELTPEDINRIWMSVQGESLGPAFDFMDGYEVYWSYIPHFVHSPFYVYAYAFGDGLVNALYAAYTEQPEGFQEKYFDMLRAGGSKHHTELLKPFGLDASDPKFWDKGLSMISGFIDQLEAME, from the coding sequence ATGCGGTTCACGCTTCCACAGAAGGTTTTCGACGCGAAGGCCACCGGCGGCGGCCAGGAGTTCGGAGACCTTCCCGACTGGGATCTGACCGATCTCTATCCGGCGACCGACGCGCCGGAGGTCAAGCGGGATCTCGACTGGCTCGAGGAGGCCTGCGCCTCCTTCGCGCGGGATTACGAAGGCAAGCTCGCGGAACTCGACGGCGCGGGCATGTACGAATGCCTCCTGCGCGACGAACGCATCAGCCAGGTCGCCGGCCGCCTCGGCTCCTTCGCCGGGCTGCTCTACTACCAGAACACGGTCGATGCCGGGCGGGCGAAATTCTACTCCGACATCCAGGACAAGATCACGACCTACACCGCGCCGCTGGTGTTCTTCTCGCTCGAGGTGAACCGCATTCCCGACGAGAAACTCGAGGAGATGCTGACCCACGAGGGCCTTGCCCGCTATCGCCCGATCTTCGAGCGGATGCGCAAGATGCGGCCCTACCAGCTCTCCGACGAGCTCGAACGCTACGAGCACGACATGTCGGTCGTGGGGGCCGCGGCCTGGAACAAGCTCTTCGACGAGACCATCGCGGACCTGAAATTCACCGTGAACGGCGAGACGCGCGGGATCGAGGCGACCACGACACTGATGATGGAGCAGGACCGCTCCGTGCGCGAGGCGGCGGCGCGGGAGATCGGCCGCGTCCTCGGCGACAATGTCAAGATCTTCTCCCGCGTGCACAACACGCTGGCGAAGATGGGACAGGTCGAGGACAAATGGCGCGGCATGCCGACGCCGCAGACCGGGCGCCACCTCGCCAACGATGTCGAACCCGAGGTGGTCCAGGCGCTGCGCGACGCCGTGGTGGCCGCCTATCCGAAGCTCAGCCACCGCTATTACGAATTGAAACGCGGCTGGCTCGGCCTCGACAAGTTGCAGGTCTGGGACCGCAACGCGCCGCTTCCGATGGAGGAAAACCGCGTGGTCGGCTGGGACGAGGCGCGGGAAACGGTGCTCGACGCCTATGCCGGTTTCGATCCCAAGATGGCGGAGATCGCACAGCCCTTCTTCACCGAGGGCTGGATCGACGCGGGGGTGAAGCCCGGCAAGGCGCCCGGCGCCTTCGCCCATCCGACCGTGACCGATGCCCATCCCTATGTGATGCTCAACTATCTCGGCAAGCAGCGCGACGTGATGACGCTCGCCCATGAGCTCGGCCACGGCGTCCACCAGGTGCTCGCCGCCGACCAGGGCGAGCTCCTGGCCTCCACTCCACTGACGCTTGCCGAGACCGCCTCCGTCTTCGGGGAGATGCTGACCTTCCAGAAGCTCCTGAAATCCGCGACGACGGATGCCGAACGCAAGGTGCTCCTCGCCGGCAAGGTCGAGGACATGATCAACACGGTCGTGCGCCAGATCGCCTTCTACGATTTCGAATGCAAGCTCCACGAGGCGCGCAAGGGCGGCGAGCTGACGCCCGAGGACATCAACCGCATCTGGATGAGCGTGCAGGGCGAAAGCCTCGGCCCGGCCTTCGACTTCATGGACGGCTACGAGGTCTACTGGTCCTACATCCCGCATTTCGTGCACTCGCCCTTCTACGTCTACGCCTATGCCTTCGGCGACGGGCTGGTGAACGCGCTCTATGCGGCCTATACGGAACAGCCCGAGGGCTTTCAGGAGAAATATTTTGACATGCTCCGCGCGGGCGGTTCGAAACACCACACCGAGCTTCTGAAACCCTTCGGCCTCGACGCCTCCGACCCGAAATTCTGGGACAAGGGCCTGTCGATGATCTCCGGCTTCATCGACCAGCTCGAGGCGATGGAATAA
- a CDS encoding GNAT family N-acetyltransferase gives MTVTISPLPRDALDRVAGFSLPPEQAQFSGLPARTMDDAPPDRDGHVIEEDGTPVGFFAIDRGYATAHEFAEAGALGLRMFLIDRRAQGRGIASAACRQLAGYLARAYPDRALCYLTVNCRNPHARRAYLNGGFTDTGALYHGGAIGPQHILRLALR, from the coding sequence GTGACCGTCACGATCTCACCGCTGCCCCGCGACGCGCTCGACCGTGTCGCGGGGTTTTCCCTGCCCCCGGAGCAGGCGCAGTTCAGCGGCCTGCCGGCCCGGACGATGGACGACGCCCCGCCCGATCGCGACGGCCATGTGATCGAGGAAGACGGCACCCCAGTCGGCTTCTTCGCCATCGACCGCGGCTATGCCACGGCGCATGAGTTCGCGGAGGCGGGCGCGCTCGGGCTGCGGATGTTCCTGATCGACCGTCGGGCACAGGGGCGCGGCATCGCCTCCGCCGCCTGCCGCCAGCTCGCCGGCTATCTCGCACGCGCCTATCCCGACCGGGCGCTGTGCTATCTCACGGTGAATTGCCGCAATCCGCATGCGCGCAGGGCCTATCTCAACGGCGGGTTCACCGATACGGGCGCGCTCTACCATGGCGGCGCGATCGGGCCGCAGCATATCCTGCGCCTCGCGCTTCGCTGA
- a CDS encoding DksA/TraR family C4-type zinc finger protein gives MAGGWARDGAVSEQIEASISDELERMKSRRAPVGESFTHCAECGEEIPEARRRAVPGVKLCIDCQTGRDRAYRPRGGINRRGSKDSQLK, from the coding sequence ATGGCGGGCGGCTGGGCCAGGGACGGTGCGGTGAGCGAGCAGATCGAGGCCTCGATCAGCGACGAGCTCGAGCGGATGAAATCACGCCGCGCGCCGGTCGGGGAAAGTTTCACCCATTGCGCGGAATGCGGGGAGGAGATCCCCGAGGCGCGGCGCCGCGCGGTGCCGGGGGTGAAGCTCTGCATCGACTGCCAGACGGGCCGGGACCGGGCCTACAGGCCGCGCGGCGGGATCAACCGGCGCGGCTCGAAGGACAGTCAACTCAAGTGA